A window from Larimichthys crocea isolate SSNF chromosome XXIII, L_crocea_2.0, whole genome shotgun sequence encodes these proteins:
- the nktr gene encoding NK-tumor recognition protein isoform X6 translates to MAPHLDGVHVVFGVVISGFEVIKKIEGLKTDSASRPYADVRVMDCGQLITKSANDVLEGKRKRTSHSADSSLNSHESSSQFSSSVGSESESDEKHKHHKHKRHVKSKRSKRKRRESKKERNNTPSKQSSHSPVEKEMLEGENEVEGEKEQSGKREKPVVRPEEIPPVPENRFLLRRDMPSQEDKTEIIEKEETSLSTDHKPAVSKSGRKIKGRGTMRYHTPTRSKSRSASLEERGSSETPPHWKEEMKRTKVYHPPSIERWSKGDKLNDHSSSRWDDRSDSAWSRSAEHSSDRSSERSSQRCQQKKEKKKAKRKKKAKKRKHSKKKSSKSKPQEAYLSEGERSVSSGRKSRRSRSPSRCSSNHHHSSTRKRRRSSLSFRDSRSYSRSYTSSQSRSRERSRSYSRSRSLSPSRSRSLSRSRSQSYSRSRSRSRARSRSRYRSRSSSRKRSLSRSPRKRKASKPKADAMIHVPEKLPDNKVTPVPRLPAVPAPESVPVIPLSDSPPPSRWKPGQKPWKPSYIHIQEIKAKVAPSNISTGQAADGVTEKAQTSVTPKGLPGETQSDKARKHAERSRSRSSRSKSYSRSRSRSYSRSRSRSPHQYNSRSSSPSRSDSENSQKTGSNKKNSLDKEWKEYYSSLQRIKNLDKYISLTSSQDAQSGSENRAGCEQSPDISVSARSGSLEKIKERGSLQDQDTKHHSSTLAESFNNRSEWDSDSDKVSQSNSATLSKRLKRAVQSSEVLDKKLSALTGWNSESDSENITARTLTISEKEEGEASSESEYETSRKTSEAVVSLAHKSAAAAPSSGPSEESPEKSAEPEKHKSKKKSKRKHKHKRRSENKSSSHHSKDKGKRSKRKHQKLKETFHWQPPLEFEEEEEEDESKREKRSPGRVVKERPGVDSMNDKDQHVTSLNKNPNREEDRGQQRAKHSEPPLQSSSRNGANLLSVKEQESLDDMDICTPEHEAEIVEPPVAQDSCDNARELTLKSTSRSSNMASKDRALPHSKEQPSATSTTATGGLQDEATSLKPTGINFKWRPLKGMSAVQNVNAPTVTTKNIELQENLTSNAQGVRMEIKSKSRVRPGSLFDEVRKTARLNQRPRNQESSSEERSPSVGKTRGTSRTRSPKKSRSTSRKSRSASSRWSQSYSRSRSRSRSSSYSSRSRSRSRRRRGRGRSRSRSSTYRSYRSHSRTYSRSHSRSRSYNRRRRSRSDSYDSYSSRSRSVSRRRGRRRSDSYRSSDRRSRSYHSSSRSSSRRRSHSRSSRYS, encoded by the exons ATGGCCCCTCATCTTGACGG TGTCCACGTCGTCTTTGGTGTCGTCATCTCCGGCTTTGAAGTGATAAAGAAGATCGAGGGTCTGAAGACTGATTCAGCCAGCAGGCCCTACGCTGATGTGAGAGTGATGGACTGCGGGCAACTTATCACTAAGTCTGCAAATGATG TACTTGAAGGCAAGAGGAAACGAACCTCGCATTCAGCTGACTCGTCCCTCAATTCCCATGAGTCGTCCTCCCAGTTCTCCTCTTCAGTGGGATCTGAAAGTGAATCGGATGAAAAGCACAAACATCACAAGCACAAGAGACATGTGAAGAGTAAACGgtcaaaaaggaaaaggagggaatcaaaaaaagagaggaacaACACACCCTCCAAGCAgag CTCTCACAGTCCTGTAGAAAAAGAGATGCTGGAGGGGGAGAATGAagtggagggagagaaggagcagagtgggaagagagaaaaacctGTCGTCCGCCCAGAGGAAATCCCTCCGGTGCCAGAGAACCGTTTCCTGCTGCGACGGGACATGCCATCTCAGGAAGATAAAACAGAGAT AATTGAGAAAGAAGAAACGTCTCTTTCAACTGACCACAAACCAGCAGTGTCCAAGTCTGGACGGAAGATTAAAGGCAGAGGAACTATG AGATATCACACCCCCACAAGGTCTAAATCACGCTCTGCATCTCTGGAAGAGCGTGGTAGCAGCGAAACTCCGCCACACTGGAaggaagagatgaaaagaaCCAAAGTTTATCATCCACCGAGCATCGAGAGATGGAGCAAAGGAGACAA ATTGAATGACCATTCCTCAAGCAGATGGGATGACAGAAGCGACTCCGCATGGTCCCGGTCTGCAGAACACTCTTCAGACCGCAGCTCAGAGAGGTCCAGCCAGCGCTGCcaacagaagaaagagaagaagaaagccaaACGCAAGAAGAAAGCCAAAAAACGCAAACACAGCAAGAAGAAGAGCTCCAAGAGCAAACCTCAAGAGGCTTACCTGTCAGAGGGTGAAAGGTCGGTATCCTCAGGAAGAAAGTCCAGAAGATCCCGTTCTCCATCCCGCTGCTCTTCAAATCACCATCATTCGTCAACTCGAAAGAGGAGGCGGTCCTCGCTGTCTTTCAGAGACTCGCGGTCCTACTCTAGATCTTACACATCCAGCCAATCAAGATCAAGAGAGAGGTCCAGGTCTTATTCAAGATCTAGAAGCCTTTCTCCATCTAGAAGTCGGTCTTTGTCTAGATCCAGATCTCAGTCCTATTCTCGATCCCGGTCTAGATCCCGGGCAAGATCAAGATCCAGGTATAGATCTAGGTCTTCATCCAGAAAGAGGAGTTTATCCAGATCCCCTAGAAAGAGGAAAGCAAGCAAGCCCAAAGCTGATGCCATGATCCATGTGCCTGAGAAGCTTCCAGACAACAAAGTCACACCTGTCCCCAGACTCCCCGCTGTCCCGGCTCCTGAAAGTGTCCCTGTGATCCCACTGAGCGACAGTCCCCCACCTTCACGCTGGAAACCTGGTCAAAAGCCCTGGAAGCCCTCCTACATCCATATTCAGGAGATTAAAGCTAAAGTAGCTCCCAGTAACATTTCCACTGGACAAGCAGCTGATGGCGTTACAGAAAAAGCTCAGACCTCAGTCACACCCAAAGGTCTGCCAGGTGAGACTCAAAGCGACAAAGCACGCAAACATGCAGAACGTTCACGCAGCAGGTCCTCCAGAAGCAAGTCCTACAGCCGTTCAAGGAGCAGAAGTTACAGCAGGTCTAGGTCCAGATCCCCTCATCAGTATAACAGCAGATCATCCTCACCTAGCAGATCAGACTCTGAAAACTCCCAGAAGACAGGGAGCAATAAAAAGAACTCACTAGACAAGGAATGGAAAGAGTATTATAGCTCTTTGCAAAGGATCAAAAATTTAGATAAGTACATTTCACTCACTAGTAGTCAAGATGCTCAGTCCGGCTCGGAGAACAGGGCAGGCTGTGAGCAAAGTCCTGATATCAGTGTTTCGGCTAGAAGTGGCTctttggagaaaataaaagagagaggcagcttACAGGATCAAGACACGAAGCATCACAGCTCAACGCTGGCAGAGAGCTTTAATAACCGGTCTGAATGGGATAGCGACAGCGACAAAGTGAGCCAAAGCAACAGTGCTACCCTCTCGAAAAGGCTAAAACGAGCAGTTCAGTCCAGTGAGGTTCTCGACAAGAAACTGTCTGCTCTCACTGGGTGGAATTCAGAAAGCGATTCTGAAAACATAACAGCCAGGACTTTGACCAtatctgaaaaagaagaaggggaggcaagttcagaatcagaatatGAGACTTCGAGAAAGACGTCGGAGGCGGTGGTTTCTCTGGCACACAAGAGTGCCgctgctgctccttcttcaGGTCCGTCAGAGGAAAGTCCTGAGAAGTCAGCCGAGCCCGAGAAGCACAAGAGCAAGAAGAAGTCCAAACGtaagcacaaacacaagagaagaaGTGAGAACAAAAGCAGCTCCCATCACAGTAAGGACAAAGGAAAGAGATCTAAGAGGAAACATCAGAAGCTCAAAGAGACTTTTCACTGGCAGCCACCTTTAGAGttcgaagaggaggaggaagaagatgaatCAAAACGGGAGAAACGCAGTCCTGGTAGAGTTGTCAAAGAAAGGCCTGGTGTGGACAGTATGAATGACAAAGACCAACACGTGACCTCTTTAAATAAGAATCCTAATAGAGAAGAAGATAGAGGGCAACAGAGAGCAAAGCACAGTGAACCTCCTCTTCAGTCATCCAGCAGGAACGGTGCTAATTTACTCAGTGTCAAAGAGCAGGAGTCATTAGATGATATGGACATTTGTACTCCAGAGCATGAAGCTGAAATTGTAGAACCTCCAGTTGCACAGGATTCTTGTGATAACGCCCGAGAATTAACCCTAAAATCTACCTCAAGGTCTTCAAATATGGCAAGTAAAGATAGAGCGTTACCTCACAGCAAAGAACAGCCCTCTGCTACCTCCACGACAGCCACTGGTGGACTGCAAGACGAAGCAACCAGCCTCAAACCCACCGGCATTAATTTCAAGTGGAGGCCTCTGAAAGGAATGTCAGCCGTACAGAACGTAAACGCACCAACCGTCACCACAAAAAACATCGAACTTCAAGAGAACCTGACCTCCAACGCACAGGGAGTGAGGATGGagataaaaagcaaaagcagaGTCCGACCGGGATCTCTGTTTGACGAGGTTCGTAAGACAGCACGGCTCAACCAGAGGCCGAGAAACCAGGAGAGCTCCAGCGAGGAGAGATCACCCTCCGTGGGAAAGACGAGGGGAACATCCCGCACACGGTCCCCGAAGAAGTCCAGGTCCACATCCAGGAAGTCTCGCTCCGCTTCCAGTCGCTGGTCCCAATCCTACAGCAGGTCGAGGAGCAGATCCCGCAGCTCCAGCTACTCCTCCAG GAGCCGCAGCAGGAGTCGGAGGAGACGTGGAAGAGGGCGGTCTCGCTCTCGTAGCAGCACATATCGAAGTTACAGGAGTCATAG CCGGACGTACAGTAGAAGCCATTCCAGAAGTCGCTCATATAACCGCCGCCGGAGATCCAG GTCAGACTCCTACGACAGCTATTCCAGTCGGAGCCGGAGCGTGAGCAGGAGACGAGGCCGCAGACGAAGTGACAGCTACAGGAGCTCAGACCGCCGATCCCG GTCGTACCACTCCTCCAGTCGCAGCTCGTCCAGGCGCAGAAGTCACAGTCGCAGCAGTCGCTACAGCTGA
- the nktr gene encoding NK-tumor recognition protein isoform X4: MTPPLPLVDPSRAFFAGFSTNSTTKMAPHLDGVHVVFGVVISGFEVIKKIEGLKTDSASRPYADVRVMDCGQLITKSANDVLEGKRKRTSHSADSSLNSHESSSQFSSSVGSESESDEKHKHHKHKRHVKSKRSKRKRRESKKERNNTPSKQSSHSPVEKEMLEGENEVEGEKEQSGKREKPVVRPEEIPPVPENRFLLRRDMPSQEDKTEIIEKEETSLSTDHKPAVSKSGRKIKGRGTMRYHTPTRSKSRSASLEERGSSETPPHWKEEMKRTKVYHPPSIERWSKGDKLNDHSSSRWDDRSDSAWSRSAEHSSDRSSERSSQRCQQKKEKKKAKRKKKAKKRKHSKKKSSKSKPQEAYLSEGERSVSSGRKSRRSRSPSRCSSNHHHSSTRKRRRSSLSFRDSRSYSRSYTSSQSRSRERSRSYSRSRSLSPSRSRSLSRSRSQSYSRSRSRSRARSRSRYRSRSSSRKRSLSRSPRKRKASKPKADAMIHVPEKLPDNKVTPVPRLPAVPAPESVPVIPLSDSPPPSRWKPGQKPWKPSYIHIQEIKAKVAPSNISTGQAADGVTEKAQTSVTPKGLPGETQSDKARKHAERSRSRSSRSKSYSRSRSRSYSRSRSRSPHQYNSRSSSPSRSDSENSQKTGSNKKNSLDKEWKEYYSSLQRIKNLDKYISLTSSQDAQSGSENRAGCEQSPDISVSARSGSLEKIKERGSLQDQDTKHHSSTLAESFNNRSEWDSDSDKVSQSNSATLSKRLKRAVQSSEVLDKKLSALTGWNSESDSENITARTLTISEKEEGEASSESEYETSRKTSEAVVSLAHKSAAAAPSSGPSEESPEKSAEPEKHKSKKKSKRKHKHKRRSENKSSSHHSKDKGKRSKRKHQKLKETFHWQPPLEFEEEEEEDESKREKRSPGRVVKERPGVDSMNDKDQHVTSLNKNPNREEDRGQQRAKHSEPPLQSSSRNGANLLSVKEQESLDDMDICTPEHEAEIVEPPVAQDSCDNARELTLKSTSRSSNMASKDRALPHSKEQPSATSTTATGGLQDEATSLKPTGINFKWRPLKGMSAVQNVNAPTVTTKNIELQENLTSNAQGVRMEIKSKSRVRPGSLFDEVRKTARLNQRPRNQESSSEERSPSVGKTRGTSRTRSPKKSRSTSRKSRSASSRWSQSYSRSRSRSRSSSYSSRSRSRSRRRRGRGRSRSRSSTYRSYRSHSRTYSRSHSRSRSYNRRRRSRSDSYDSYSSRSRSVSRRRGRRRSDSYRSSDRRSRSYHSSSRSSSRRRSHSRSSRYS, from the exons atGACCCCTCCACTGCCATTGGTCGACCCGTCCCGGGCTTTCTTTGCTGGATTTTCCACAAACAGCACAACCAAGATGGCCCCTCATCTTGACGG TGTCCACGTCGTCTTTGGTGTCGTCATCTCCGGCTTTGAAGTGATAAAGAAGATCGAGGGTCTGAAGACTGATTCAGCCAGCAGGCCCTACGCTGATGTGAGAGTGATGGACTGCGGGCAACTTATCACTAAGTCTGCAAATGATG TACTTGAAGGCAAGAGGAAACGAACCTCGCATTCAGCTGACTCGTCCCTCAATTCCCATGAGTCGTCCTCCCAGTTCTCCTCTTCAGTGGGATCTGAAAGTGAATCGGATGAAAAGCACAAACATCACAAGCACAAGAGACATGTGAAGAGTAAACGgtcaaaaaggaaaaggagggaatcaaaaaaagagaggaacaACACACCCTCCAAGCAgag CTCTCACAGTCCTGTAGAAAAAGAGATGCTGGAGGGGGAGAATGAagtggagggagagaaggagcagagtgggaagagagaaaaacctGTCGTCCGCCCAGAGGAAATCCCTCCGGTGCCAGAGAACCGTTTCCTGCTGCGACGGGACATGCCATCTCAGGAAGATAAAACAGAGAT AATTGAGAAAGAAGAAACGTCTCTTTCAACTGACCACAAACCAGCAGTGTCCAAGTCTGGACGGAAGATTAAAGGCAGAGGAACTATG AGATATCACACCCCCACAAGGTCTAAATCACGCTCTGCATCTCTGGAAGAGCGTGGTAGCAGCGAAACTCCGCCACACTGGAaggaagagatgaaaagaaCCAAAGTTTATCATCCACCGAGCATCGAGAGATGGAGCAAAGGAGACAA ATTGAATGACCATTCCTCAAGCAGATGGGATGACAGAAGCGACTCCGCATGGTCCCGGTCTGCAGAACACTCTTCAGACCGCAGCTCAGAGAGGTCCAGCCAGCGCTGCcaacagaagaaagagaagaagaaagccaaACGCAAGAAGAAAGCCAAAAAACGCAAACACAGCAAGAAGAAGAGCTCCAAGAGCAAACCTCAAGAGGCTTACCTGTCAGAGGGTGAAAGGTCGGTATCCTCAGGAAGAAAGTCCAGAAGATCCCGTTCTCCATCCCGCTGCTCTTCAAATCACCATCATTCGTCAACTCGAAAGAGGAGGCGGTCCTCGCTGTCTTTCAGAGACTCGCGGTCCTACTCTAGATCTTACACATCCAGCCAATCAAGATCAAGAGAGAGGTCCAGGTCTTATTCAAGATCTAGAAGCCTTTCTCCATCTAGAAGTCGGTCTTTGTCTAGATCCAGATCTCAGTCCTATTCTCGATCCCGGTCTAGATCCCGGGCAAGATCAAGATCCAGGTATAGATCTAGGTCTTCATCCAGAAAGAGGAGTTTATCCAGATCCCCTAGAAAGAGGAAAGCAAGCAAGCCCAAAGCTGATGCCATGATCCATGTGCCTGAGAAGCTTCCAGACAACAAAGTCACACCTGTCCCCAGACTCCCCGCTGTCCCGGCTCCTGAAAGTGTCCCTGTGATCCCACTGAGCGACAGTCCCCCACCTTCACGCTGGAAACCTGGTCAAAAGCCCTGGAAGCCCTCCTACATCCATATTCAGGAGATTAAAGCTAAAGTAGCTCCCAGTAACATTTCCACTGGACAAGCAGCTGATGGCGTTACAGAAAAAGCTCAGACCTCAGTCACACCCAAAGGTCTGCCAGGTGAGACTCAAAGCGACAAAGCACGCAAACATGCAGAACGTTCACGCAGCAGGTCCTCCAGAAGCAAGTCCTACAGCCGTTCAAGGAGCAGAAGTTACAGCAGGTCTAGGTCCAGATCCCCTCATCAGTATAACAGCAGATCATCCTCACCTAGCAGATCAGACTCTGAAAACTCCCAGAAGACAGGGAGCAATAAAAAGAACTCACTAGACAAGGAATGGAAAGAGTATTATAGCTCTTTGCAAAGGATCAAAAATTTAGATAAGTACATTTCACTCACTAGTAGTCAAGATGCTCAGTCCGGCTCGGAGAACAGGGCAGGCTGTGAGCAAAGTCCTGATATCAGTGTTTCGGCTAGAAGTGGCTctttggagaaaataaaagagagaggcagcttACAGGATCAAGACACGAAGCATCACAGCTCAACGCTGGCAGAGAGCTTTAATAACCGGTCTGAATGGGATAGCGACAGCGACAAAGTGAGCCAAAGCAACAGTGCTACCCTCTCGAAAAGGCTAAAACGAGCAGTTCAGTCCAGTGAGGTTCTCGACAAGAAACTGTCTGCTCTCACTGGGTGGAATTCAGAAAGCGATTCTGAAAACATAACAGCCAGGACTTTGACCAtatctgaaaaagaagaaggggaggcaagttcagaatcagaatatGAGACTTCGAGAAAGACGTCGGAGGCGGTGGTTTCTCTGGCACACAAGAGTGCCgctgctgctccttcttcaGGTCCGTCAGAGGAAAGTCCTGAGAAGTCAGCCGAGCCCGAGAAGCACAAGAGCAAGAAGAAGTCCAAACGtaagcacaaacacaagagaagaaGTGAGAACAAAAGCAGCTCCCATCACAGTAAGGACAAAGGAAAGAGATCTAAGAGGAAACATCAGAAGCTCAAAGAGACTTTTCACTGGCAGCCACCTTTAGAGttcgaagaggaggaggaagaagatgaatCAAAACGGGAGAAACGCAGTCCTGGTAGAGTTGTCAAAGAAAGGCCTGGTGTGGACAGTATGAATGACAAAGACCAACACGTGACCTCTTTAAATAAGAATCCTAATAGAGAAGAAGATAGAGGGCAACAGAGAGCAAAGCACAGTGAACCTCCTCTTCAGTCATCCAGCAGGAACGGTGCTAATTTACTCAGTGTCAAAGAGCAGGAGTCATTAGATGATATGGACATTTGTACTCCAGAGCATGAAGCTGAAATTGTAGAACCTCCAGTTGCACAGGATTCTTGTGATAACGCCCGAGAATTAACCCTAAAATCTACCTCAAGGTCTTCAAATATGGCAAGTAAAGATAGAGCGTTACCTCACAGCAAAGAACAGCCCTCTGCTACCTCCACGACAGCCACTGGTGGACTGCAAGACGAAGCAACCAGCCTCAAACCCACCGGCATTAATTTCAAGTGGAGGCCTCTGAAAGGAATGTCAGCCGTACAGAACGTAAACGCACCAACCGTCACCACAAAAAACATCGAACTTCAAGAGAACCTGACCTCCAACGCACAGGGAGTGAGGATGGagataaaaagcaaaagcagaGTCCGACCGGGATCTCTGTTTGACGAGGTTCGTAAGACAGCACGGCTCAACCAGAGGCCGAGAAACCAGGAGAGCTCCAGCGAGGAGAGATCACCCTCCGTGGGAAAGACGAGGGGAACATCCCGCACACGGTCCCCGAAGAAGTCCAGGTCCACATCCAGGAAGTCTCGCTCCGCTTCCAGTCGCTGGTCCCAATCCTACAGCAGGTCGAGGAGCAGATCCCGCAGCTCCAGCTACTCCTCCAG GAGCCGCAGCAGGAGTCGGAGGAGACGTGGAAGAGGGCGGTCTCGCTCTCGTAGCAGCACATATCGAAGTTACAGGAGTCATAG CCGGACGTACAGTAGAAGCCATTCCAGAAGTCGCTCATATAACCGCCGCCGGAGATCCAG GTCAGACTCCTACGACAGCTATTCCAGTCGGAGCCGGAGCGTGAGCAGGAGACGAGGCCGCAGACGAAGTGACAGCTACAGGAGCTCAGACCGCCGATCCCG GTCGTACCACTCCTCCAGTCGCAGCTCGTCCAGGCGCAGAAGTCACAGTCGCAGCAGTCGCTACAGCTGA